A window from Athalia rosae chromosome 5, iyAthRosa1.1, whole genome shotgun sequence encodes these proteins:
- the LOC105688127 gene encoding THO complex subunit 2, protein MAGKVWNSELWKTWDKHGKIDFLKLIKQKYKEGNTTEWKTGLYQFISNGIRGNLKKDSVVTTLGELMNIDGAIPSAIVDIFTLIDAEAHNDERNNLYYIVKESEKFLTDRILKERLEIDTLQDVGTLKNRNFQTKFIKVKTKLYYKQRKFNLFREESEGYSKLIVELNQEYQEHEVASTLEIVKSLIGYFNLDPNRVLDILLETFENRPDDDSLFIPLIRSYMSDQQVLCEVLGFKYRSTTAATPFSLQKVTALMLQHHVIELDDILPWLVPEDKDIIKDHESAMKQAKEYVKKMSVISTKDKEDVPEEKEIVQDKYSTNQKFGLCEALLEVGAWEIAQNLFSRLPDHCFTDQRPIALALCRMIQSIIEPAYRKYCIISPKLPGRKVAPMKSPLAPQPFHKLEDIHDRLLPMLVILGPNLHHDAILMYKVMRLCQTAMKQCELDSNKQPVNKNSSLYYDVLTILDVALLPSLSFMDCNCCVAEEIWNILKYYPYQSRYCLYARWKNDTPLQHAALLKKRADAQKKIKSIMKRVSKETIKPVGRSIGKLTHSSPGVLFDYVLVQIQLYDNLIGPVVDSLKYLTNISYDILGYCLVEALAGADRNRFKHDGTSISLWLQSLASFCGAIFKKYNIELTGLLQYVANQLKAQKSLDLLIVKEIVQKMAGIEAAEEMTREQLDAMAGGDLLKNEAGYFSQVRNTKKSSQRLKEALSEHDLAVALCLLMAQQKHCVVYRETDKSHLKLVGKLYDQCQDTLVQFGTFLGSTMTVDEYVERLPSIHSMLQDNHIHSDVAFFLARPMFAHAINMKYDALRKADPNYKKMSSALKQAKYAEAAQAVMAPVALSVRPLHPLKVWEDISPQFLVTFWSLSMFDLYVPVESYQREINKLKQLATQAADSKDMNMSKGKKEQERYTTLTEKLQDEKKKQEEHVEKVFAYLRQEKDSWFLSRSAKSAKNETITQFLQLCLFPRCTFTTVDAMYCAKFVHTIHSLKTANFSTLLCYDRLFCDITYSVTSCTENEANRYGRFLCAMLETVMRWHSEEAIFNKECSNYPGFVTKFRVSNQFSEANNMVGFENYRHVCHKWHYKITKAIVVCLDSKDYVQIRNSLIILIKILPHFPVLAKLSQILERKVEKVRDEERSQRQDLHVLAMSYSGQLKAKASSMIRESEFHHVGDKAGKNLESTNDDAVEKVSNGVVNKEINNGDLRTEKEGKELREKRSMSGQTHHDNSEKLRKKEDGKELLEGREKPIKKEEPKSDDTVDKKERKYYKEEHYYGGGLDNLDRDLSSVSNSSGSSGPSPDAPERDTKRRKVENAPKVKQENRRTEVVAEKKERSGKTKVRTDEEKELRRERKLGRKRDRTEETVVPAEQKRRKDDERAKGTHQNGDVPEHREKHHYNKEKSPYTKERVHEREGRETRDKHRRSSDPKRR, encoded by the exons ATGGCTGGTAAAGTATGGAATTCTGAGTTATGGAAAACATGGGATAAGcatggaaaaattgattt CCTCAAGTTAATCAAGCAAAAATATAAGGAAGGAAACACAACAG AATGGAAAACAGGATTATATCAATTCATATCCAATGGAATCCGTGGAAATCTAAAAAAAGACAGTGTCGTGACGACCCTGGGTGAACTCATG AATATCGATGGTGCGATTCCATCAGCAATTGTGGATATATTTACCTTAATTGATGCTGAAGCACATAATGATGAACGAAACAATTTGTATTACATTGTAAAAGAGTCTGAAAAG TTTCTAACAGATAGAATTCTTAAAGAACGCCTGGAAATAGATACTCTGCAAGATGTTGGGACCTTAAAGAATCGCAACTTTCAAACCAAATTTATCAAAGTTAAAACTAAACTCTA TTATAAACAAcggaaatttaatttatttcgcgAAGAAAGTGAAGGATATTCCAAACTAATAGTAGAATTAAATCAAGAATATCAGGAACATGAGGTTGCATCTACCTTGGAAATTGTTAAATCTCTAATCG GTTACTTCAATCTTGATCCTAACAGAGTGCTCGATATTTTGCTTGAAACCTTTGAGAATCGCCCGGATGATGACAgtctttttattcctttgaTTCGTTCTTACATGAGCGATCAGCAAGTACTCTGCGAGGTTCTAGGTTTTAAATACCGTTCAACGACAGCAGCTACACCCTTTTCCCTACAGAAAGTCACAGCATTGATGTTACAGCATCATGTTATTGAATTAGATGATATTTTACCTTGGCTTGTACCAGAAGATAAAGATATAATCAAAGATCATGAATCAGCAATGAAACAAGCTAAagaatacgtgaaaaaaatgagtgtTATATCCACTAAAGACAAGGAAGATGttccggaagaaaaagagattgtacag GACAAATATAGTACCAATCAGAAATTCGGACTTTGTGAGGCATTGTTAGAAGTCGGTGCATGGGAAATTGCTCAGAATTTATTCAGTCGTCTACCAGATCATTGTTTCACCGACCAACGCCCTATTGCATTGGCATTGTGCAGAATGATTCAGTCAATTATAGAGCCAGCCTACAGGAA atattGCATCATATCACCTAAGTTACCTGGAAGGAAAGTAGCTCCTATGAAGAGTCCATTGGCTCCGCAGCCGTTTCATAAATTAGAAGACATACATGATCGCTTACTGCCAATGTTGGTGATACTCGGACCAAACCTACATCATGACGCAATTTTAATGTACAAAGTTATGCGCTTATGTCAGACTGCTATGAAACAATGCGAATTAGATTCAAATAAGCAGccagtaaataaaaatagcagCCTCTATTACGATGTTCTTACCATACTAGACGTGGCTTTATTGCCGTCTCTTTCATTTATGGACTGCAACTGTTGCGTAGCTGAAGAAATTTGGAATATCTTGAAATATTACCCATACCAGAGTCGGTACTGTCTCTATGCCAGATGGAAAAATGATACACCTTTGCAACATGCAGCGCTCCTGAAAAAGAGGGCAGATGctcaaaagaaaattaaatctatCATGAAACGGGTTAGCAAGGAAACCATTAAACCTGTTGGGAGATCTATTGGTAAATTAACCCATTCATCTCCAGGAGTTTTATTTGACTATGTACTCGTACAAATCCAATTGTACGATAATCTTATTG GGCCGGTTGTGGATTCTTTGAAGTATTTGACAAATATTTCTTATGACATACTCGGTTATTGTTTAGTAGAAGCTTTAGCGGGAGCTGATAGGAATAGATTCAAACACGACGGCACTAGCATATCCCTGTGGTTACAGTCGCTCGCTTCTTTCTGCGGAgctattttcaaaaagtataATATTGAACTTACCGGCCTTCTGCAGTATGTGGCCAATCAACTTAAAGCACAAAAAAG CTTAGACCTGTTAATTGTGAAAGAGATCGTGCAAAAAATGGCTGGCATCGAAGCTGCTGAAGAAATGACTCGCGAACAGTTAGATGCAATGGCAGGCGGCGACCTcctgaaaaatgaa gcTGGGTACTTCAGTCAAGTTCGAAACACAAAGAAATCGTCGCAACGTTTGAAAGAAGCACTTTCAGAGCACGACTTAGCTGTGGCTTTATGTCTGTTGATGGCGCAACAGAAACATTGTGTTGTATATAGAGAAACCGATAAATCTCACTTGAAACTTGTAG GGAAATTATATGATCAGTGTCAAGATACACTAGTTCAATTTGGAACATTTTTGGGATCGACAATGACGGTTGATGAATACGTAGAACGGCTACCGTCGATACATTCTATGCTTCAAGATAATCATATCCATTCTGATGTTGCATTTTTTCTTGCTCGACCAATGTTCGCACATGCCATTAAC ATGAAATATGATGCACTTCGTAAAGCTGATCCTAATTATAAGAAAATGTCGAGTGCCCTGAAACAAGCAAAATATGCAGAAGCGGCACAAGCAGTTATGGCACCTGTTGCTCTATCTGTCAGACCATTACATCCACTGAAAGTTTGGGAAGATATTTCTCCTCAGTTTTTAGTTACGTTTTGGTCACTTTCGATGTTCGACTTATACGTTCCTGTGGAAAGCTATCAAAGGGAAATCAATAAGCTCAAACAACTCGCCACACAAGCTGCTGATTCCAAAGATATG AATATGAGCAAGggcaaaaaagaacaagaacgATACACAACCTTGACTGAAAAGTTacaagatgaaaagaaaaaacaagaagaacaCGTTGAAAAAGTCTTTGCCTATTTAAG GCAAGAAAAAGACTCATGGTTCTTGTCACGAAGTGCAAAATCTGCTAAGAATGAAACAATTACACAATTCCTACAATTGTGTTTATTCCCGCGATGCACGTTCACAACCGTTGATGCTATGTATTGCGCCAAATTCGTCCACACTATTCATTCGTTGAAGACCGCGAATTTCTCTACACTGCTTTGCTATGATAGA CTCTTCTGTGATATCACTTACTCAGTAACATCCTGTACGGAAAATGAGGCAAATCGATATGGTAGATTTTTATGTGCTATGTTGGAAACAGTGATGAGATGGCATTCAGAAGAAGCTATTTTTAATAAG GAATGCAGTAATTATCCTGGATTCGTGACTAAATTTCGCGTCAGCAATCAATTTTCAGAAGCCAATAACATGGTTGGATTCGAAAATTACCGGCACGTATGTCACAAGTGGCATTACAAAATAACAAAG GCCATCGTAGTTTGTCTGGATTCCAAAGATTACGTACAGATCAGAAATTCCCTCATAATATTGATTAAAATATTGCCACACTTTCCCGTCTTGGCAAAACTCTCTCAGATACTTgagagaaaagttgaaaaagtaCGTGACGAAGAGCGTAGTCAGCGGCAAGACTTACACGTATTAGCAATGTCATATAGCGGACAGCTCAAAGCGAAGGCGTCCAGTATGATCAGGGAATCAGAGTTTCATCACGTTGGAGATAAG GCTGGAAAAAATCTCGAGTCTACCAATGATGATGCGGTAGAAAAAGTTAGCAACGGGGttgtaaataaagaaattaataacGGAGATTTACGCACAGAAAAAGAGGGGAAGGAACTACGTGAGAAACGCAGCATGTCCGGTCAAACTCATCA CGACAATTCCGAAAAACTccgtaaaaaagaagatggcAAAGAATTATtggaaggaagggaaaaacccattaaaaaagaagaacccaAATCAGATGATACTGTggataaaaaagaacgaaaatattacaag GAGGAACATTATTATGGCGGGGGACTGGACAATTTAGATCGTGATTTGTCTAGTGTATCTAATAGTAGTGGGAGTTCGGGGCCATCACCAGATGCACCTGAAAGGG ATACCAAGCGAAGAAAAGTTGAGAATGCCCCTAAA GTTAaacaagaaaatagaagaacagAAGTAGTAgcagaaaagaaagaacgttCTGGGAAAACAAAAGTACGAAcagatgaagagaaagaacTTCGCAGGGAACGAAAACTCGGTCGTAAAAGA GATCGAACAGAAGAGACTGTTGTTCCAGCAgaacaaaaacgaagaaaagatgaCGAGAGAG CAAAAGG